GAACGAGCCTTCTGCCCGGTGACGACCCCGAACCAACTGTAGCGGACTTCGATGTCCTCCAACCGCAGACGCCGCCGGCGCCTCCAGAGGAGCTTACGGTTGTTATAGACAACGGACTCCGATCGAGCAATCATATGGATTTTGCGAAAAACGAAGCAACGATTGAGACTTCGGGCCATGATTCAACGGGGTACTCGTTGTTAAGGGTGCGTAAGGAAATGGATCAGGGCACGCAGTGGTTCATCGCGTCGGGTGAGGGCCTCACGCCCGGATTGAACTGGAGCTGCAGCTTTGTGGCAAACCGTAAAATTTCGCAAGACCCAGCTAGTTCTAGTGCGCCGCCAACGTGGTCTAAGGTGGGCGACTCTTTGGTACACACGGGGCGCAGATCTACGTCCGAAAGATGGGGGAGCGTTTATGTGCGTCCGCCATCGTTGGAAAGAAGTTTTTCTGAGCGATTTTCATATGAGAGCAGAGATCAAATCGGGTCCGAACAGCGGGATAGCTCGTTTGAAGAGGATGTTGAGTTGGTCGATGGGAAGAGACATACGAGGAGACGGGACGGACCGTTCGGAGGACGGATCGGTGTCCCATGGGGTTCGAAGTTTGGATAACTATGCCGCATGGTACCAGGTGTTGTATGCGCCGCTTAGAGGAGATCTCGGAGCTGCGCTTAAAGTGCCCAAATCTCTGGTCGACTCTACCGGTCCTATAAATGCTGGTAGAACAGTTATGTATTCGACCTAGCAACTCGGTATCATATAAATGAAAGTATAAGGCAAATATTTATCGTACAGTGTACATTGAAAGTTTGTAAATAGTATTTTGATTAGACTGGCACGCATAAGGGTCCGGATTTATTGCATAACGATTGTAAAGATTGTTTTGATTAGATTAGCATGTGGAAGGGTCCACATCTATTGTATAACATTTGTAAAGAGTAATATTTTATAATTGGATAAAAAAAATTTAAGGGCAATTATATTTCATATTGTAAATGTTTATAATATGGAAAGAATATTGGAAAATCATGGTTTAGTTAGCGTATCTTCAAAAGAATTTATTGAACAAAAGCATTTGATCATTTTTATTAATCGTAAAATATGTTATTTTAAAAGTATTTAATGTTTAGAGCATAAGTTTGAAAGGAAGTCAAAGTGCGGAATAATGCTTCCAAATGTTATATCTAATAAGAGAGGTGATGCAGAAATTTTATACAAACTATTATACTATTGTAGATTAGATAAACACATAAAAAATCAGATTTaacaaataaaaccacaacaccagatatacgtgggaaaacctttcgaaaaaacccacactccaaaagacaAAATCAATTGTATtgtcaacaacaccaacaattacaATACAATGCCTAGAGCCAATATTATTCAGGAGTATATACAACAGCAAAGAATTCTAGAGAATATCTGACACAAATGCTTCTTAGAAGATATCAAACCTATCATACAAAATACACAAAGAAGCtacatatttatagagctcaacacAAGTGGAAAgcgcccatggtttccaaaaccaactccaATGCCAAAGAGGTATGTGGTGTCATGAACAACATCTTGCAAAACACATGACATGCTACACATAGCAACTTCCAATGCAACAACGAATAATTAATCCATAATTGTCACCTTGTTGTATATGCAACacctacctcacaccacttgtcaaaagtaaACTCAACCATGAAAATTAATTCCTAAATAATTACTCTTCATGACTCTTCCACTGAACTAGTAACCATCATAGTAGTTAAAAGAAATTCATCATAGTCTcaa
This genomic stretch from Cryptomeria japonica chromosome 8, Sugi_1.0, whole genome shotgun sequence harbors:
- the LOC131032310 gene encoding RING-H2 finger protein ATL32-like — protein: MKSRQIVMEKMKNFTAPTPADDGSFYFPNNLRSIPPLKVVKLADNKSRDASDGDNQDPSNPNFNRSVLIIGIILIFILCFIAILSIYARRRTRRAFGQAGNNTNYWDGTQGLDPAIIGSFPVFSYNRVKGLKARPKFSDCAVCLTDFKEHEMLRLLPKCSHAFHPECIDLWLSSNTTCPVCRTSLLPGDDPEPTVADFDVLQPQTPPAPPEELTVVIDNGLRSSNHMDFAKNEATIETSGHDSTGYSLLRVRKEMDQGTQWFIASGEGLTPGLNWSCSFVANRKISQDPASSSAPPTWSKVGDSLVHTGRRSTSERWGSVYVRPPSLERSFSERFSYESRDQIGSEQRDSSFEEDVELVDGKRHTRRRDGPFGGRIGVPWGSKFG